From the Pomacea canaliculata isolate SZHN2017 linkage group LG4, ASM307304v1, whole genome shotgun sequence genome, one window contains:
- the LOC112561731 gene encoding uncharacterized protein LOC112561731 isoform X2: protein MASYGGNLSHKLSSRMLGFKFLTLQKRKFLLVIVVVASVNVIAFFAIGLKITLQKANKGSIEYRQLHPDEQKVLVYHCPWDVKCGGLGDRQKGIVGGFVLSAMLNRTFKIHMPLHPECNLDFFLTPSELDWRVRSTELAHPDQQSLLAMDGDNIDVIQSLLKKDNLQAELPSTYVLFRSNMEIVQYLLQHPAAKKVEWLQGKSVPDIYKEVITRLFTPSERIQKKLQKLQSDFRAGNASLICAQVRLGQSETFEDTEQFLNVQVFPVLADFLAPYSTAATSRIFISSDSKKIVELATARFPTVAVTVPGPITHVDRSKGGDTCEGTEKAVVEQFLLASCDMLVISESGFAKIAAFLRGRDDGLYIVYNKATFFSHKIVVESYRRDEPAFPNRRW, encoded by the exons ATCTTCCAGAATGCTCGGCTTCAAGTTCTTGACTTTACAGAAG AGAAAGTTTCTTCTGGTGATTGTCGTTGTAGCCAGCGTCAATGTGATTGCATTCTTTGCCATCGGCTTAAAAATCACGTTACAAAAGGCTAACAAAGGCAGTATAGAGTACAGACAGCTGCACCCCGATGAACAGAAAGTCTTGGTTTATCACTGCCCTTGGGATGTCAAGTGCGGAGGCCTGGGTGACCGACAGAAGGGAATCGTGGGCGGCTTCGTGCTCTCCGCCATGTTGAACCGCACGTTCAAGATCCACATGCCCTTGCACCCAGAATGCAATTTGGATTTCTTCCTGACCCCAAGCGAGCTGGACTGGCGGGTACGCAGCACGGAACTGGCCCACCCGGATCAGCAGAGTTTGCTGGCGATGGACGGGGACAACATCGATGTCATTCAGAGTCTCCTGAAGAAGGACAACCTGCAGGCGGAGCTCCCCAGCACGTACGTCCTCTTCCGCAGCAATATGGAGATCGTGCAGTACCTCCTACAACACCCGGCGGCCAAGAAGGTGGAGTGGCTGCAGGGGAAATCAGTACCAGACATCTACAAGGAGGTGATAACCAGGCTGTTCACGCCGTCCGAGCGGATTCAGAAAAAGCTGCAGAAGCTGCAATCAGACTTTCGTGCCGGAAATGCGTCTCTCATCTGCGCACAGGTGCGACTAGGCCAGAGCGAGACGTTTGAGGACACGGAGCAGTTCTTGAATGTCCAAGTGTTTCCCGTCTTGGCGGACTTTCTAGCGCCGTACAGCACGGCTGCCACGTCTCGGATTTTCATCTCCTCCGACTCCAAGAAGATCGTCGAGCTCGCCACCGCTCGTTTCCCGACCGTCGCCGTCACCGTCCCAGGCCCGATCACTCACGTCGACAGGAGCAAGGGAGGCGACACCTGCGAGGGGACGGAGAAGGCGGTGGTGGAGCAGTTCCTCTTGGCGTCGTGCGACATGTTGGTGATCTCCGAGAGCGGCTTTGCCAAGATCGCCGCCTTCCTACGAGGACGAGATGATGGCTTGTATATCGTGTATAACAAGGCGACTTTTTTTTCGCATAAGATCGTGGTGGAATCTTACAGGAGAGACGAACCGGCCTTTCCCAACAGACGCTGGTGA
- the LOC112561731 gene encoding uncharacterized protein LOC112561731 isoform X1 produces the protein MALEFGKRLLCQLRTELSSSYVRFPGRKIDWCWRSSRMLGFKFLTLQKRKFLLVIVVVASVNVIAFFAIGLKITLQKANKGSIEYRQLHPDEQKVLVYHCPWDVKCGGLGDRQKGIVGGFVLSAMLNRTFKIHMPLHPECNLDFFLTPSELDWRVRSTELAHPDQQSLLAMDGDNIDVIQSLLKKDNLQAELPSTYVLFRSNMEIVQYLLQHPAAKKVEWLQGKSVPDIYKEVITRLFTPSERIQKKLQKLQSDFRAGNASLICAQVRLGQSETFEDTEQFLNVQVFPVLADFLAPYSTAATSRIFISSDSKKIVELATARFPTVAVTVPGPITHVDRSKGGDTCEGTEKAVVEQFLLASCDMLVISESGFAKIAAFLRGRDDGLYIVYNKATFFSHKIVVESYRRDEPAFPNRRW, from the exons ATCTTCCAGAATGCTCGGCTTCAAGTTCTTGACTTTACAGAAG AGAAAGTTTCTTCTGGTGATTGTCGTTGTAGCCAGCGTCAATGTGATTGCATTCTTTGCCATCGGCTTAAAAATCACGTTACAAAAGGCTAACAAAGGCAGTATAGAGTACAGACAGCTGCACCCCGATGAACAGAAAGTCTTGGTTTATCACTGCCCTTGGGATGTCAAGTGCGGAGGCCTGGGTGACCGACAGAAGGGAATCGTGGGCGGCTTCGTGCTCTCCGCCATGTTGAACCGCACGTTCAAGATCCACATGCCCTTGCACCCAGAATGCAATTTGGATTTCTTCCTGACCCCAAGCGAGCTGGACTGGCGGGTACGCAGCACGGAACTGGCCCACCCGGATCAGCAGAGTTTGCTGGCGATGGACGGGGACAACATCGATGTCATTCAGAGTCTCCTGAAGAAGGACAACCTGCAGGCGGAGCTCCCCAGCACGTACGTCCTCTTCCGCAGCAATATGGAGATCGTGCAGTACCTCCTACAACACCCGGCGGCCAAGAAGGTGGAGTGGCTGCAGGGGAAATCAGTACCAGACATCTACAAGGAGGTGATAACCAGGCTGTTCACGCCGTCCGAGCGGATTCAGAAAAAGCTGCAGAAGCTGCAATCAGACTTTCGTGCCGGAAATGCGTCTCTCATCTGCGCACAGGTGCGACTAGGCCAGAGCGAGACGTTTGAGGACACGGAGCAGTTCTTGAATGTCCAAGTGTTTCCCGTCTTGGCGGACTTTCTAGCGCCGTACAGCACGGCTGCCACGTCTCGGATTTTCATCTCCTCCGACTCCAAGAAGATCGTCGAGCTCGCCACCGCTCGTTTCCCGACCGTCGCCGTCACCGTCCCAGGCCCGATCACTCACGTCGACAGGAGCAAGGGAGGCGACACCTGCGAGGGGACGGAGAAGGCGGTGGTGGAGCAGTTCCTCTTGGCGTCGTGCGACATGTTGGTGATCTCCGAGAGCGGCTTTGCCAAGATCGCCGCCTTCCTACGAGGACGAGATGATGGCTTGTATATCGTGTATAACAAGGCGACTTTTTTTTCGCATAAGATCGTGGTGGAATCTTACAGGAGAGACGAACCGGCCTTTCCCAACAGACGCTGGTGA
- the LOC112561731 gene encoding uncharacterized protein LOC112561731 isoform X3, producing the protein MLGFKFLTLQKRKFLLVIVVVASVNVIAFFAIGLKITLQKANKGSIEYRQLHPDEQKVLVYHCPWDVKCGGLGDRQKGIVGGFVLSAMLNRTFKIHMPLHPECNLDFFLTPSELDWRVRSTELAHPDQQSLLAMDGDNIDVIQSLLKKDNLQAELPSTYVLFRSNMEIVQYLLQHPAAKKVEWLQGKSVPDIYKEVITRLFTPSERIQKKLQKLQSDFRAGNASLICAQVRLGQSETFEDTEQFLNVQVFPVLADFLAPYSTAATSRIFISSDSKKIVELATARFPTVAVTVPGPITHVDRSKGGDTCEGTEKAVVEQFLLASCDMLVISESGFAKIAAFLRGRDDGLYIVYNKATFFSHKIVVESYRRDEPAFPNRRW; encoded by the exons ATGCTCGGCTTCAAGTTCTTGACTTTACAGAAG AGAAAGTTTCTTCTGGTGATTGTCGTTGTAGCCAGCGTCAATGTGATTGCATTCTTTGCCATCGGCTTAAAAATCACGTTACAAAAGGCTAACAAAGGCAGTATAGAGTACAGACAGCTGCACCCCGATGAACAGAAAGTCTTGGTTTATCACTGCCCTTGGGATGTCAAGTGCGGAGGCCTGGGTGACCGACAGAAGGGAATCGTGGGCGGCTTCGTGCTCTCCGCCATGTTGAACCGCACGTTCAAGATCCACATGCCCTTGCACCCAGAATGCAATTTGGATTTCTTCCTGACCCCAAGCGAGCTGGACTGGCGGGTACGCAGCACGGAACTGGCCCACCCGGATCAGCAGAGTTTGCTGGCGATGGACGGGGACAACATCGATGTCATTCAGAGTCTCCTGAAGAAGGACAACCTGCAGGCGGAGCTCCCCAGCACGTACGTCCTCTTCCGCAGCAATATGGAGATCGTGCAGTACCTCCTACAACACCCGGCGGCCAAGAAGGTGGAGTGGCTGCAGGGGAAATCAGTACCAGACATCTACAAGGAGGTGATAACCAGGCTGTTCACGCCGTCCGAGCGGATTCAGAAAAAGCTGCAGAAGCTGCAATCAGACTTTCGTGCCGGAAATGCGTCTCTCATCTGCGCACAGGTGCGACTAGGCCAGAGCGAGACGTTTGAGGACACGGAGCAGTTCTTGAATGTCCAAGTGTTTCCCGTCTTGGCGGACTTTCTAGCGCCGTACAGCACGGCTGCCACGTCTCGGATTTTCATCTCCTCCGACTCCAAGAAGATCGTCGAGCTCGCCACCGCTCGTTTCCCGACCGTCGCCGTCACCGTCCCAGGCCCGATCACTCACGTCGACAGGAGCAAGGGAGGCGACACCTGCGAGGGGACGGAGAAGGCGGTGGTGGAGCAGTTCCTCTTGGCGTCGTGCGACATGTTGGTGATCTCCGAGAGCGGCTTTGCCAAGATCGCCGCCTTCCTACGAGGACGAGATGATGGCTTGTATATCGTGTATAACAAGGCGACTTTTTTTTCGCATAAGATCGTGGTGGAATCTTACAGGAGAGACGAACCGGCCTTTCCCAACAGACGCTGGTGA
- the LOC112562213 gene encoding uncharacterized protein LOC112562213, which translates to MAFLVLLAVIAGLAASSSAREYSCTVDDNLCTSNGVQTIIIQNVRMCCPHGATFQLNNSQCICVEDTREEPCREGIQSCRDANSFSTNSRGIVRCCMPGYAINSVSSSFVNGHLVDICTCTRTGSGGFLSSFMGLDNTGQVMISSGNGGAQVYPSARGSTVNMTEVREKWRQMGEGWKQWGQQFGNNFRTWGQNFARSMHHTGRELARSLTGTLHNTLQRTLGSLFKSF; encoded by the exons ATGgcatttcttgttcttttggCTGTCATTGCGGGATTGGCTGCCTCTTCAAGTGCTAGAG AGTACAGTTGTACTGTGGACGATAACCTGTGTACTAGTAATGGTGTACAGACCATAATCATACAGAACGTGCGCATGTGCTGTCCGCACGGGGCTACCTTCCAGCTCAACAACTCACAGTGCATCTGTGTAGAGGACACCCGGG AAGAGCCGTGCCGGGAAGGGATACAGAGCTGTCGAGACGCCAACAGCTTTTCCACCAACTCACGCGGCATCGTGCGCTGCTGCATGCCGGGATACGCCATCAACAGCGTCAGCAGCAGCTTCGTCAACGGTCACCTCGTTGACAtctgcacgtgcacacgcacggGTAGTGGCGGCTTCCTGTCCTCCTTCATGGGATTGGACAACACCGGTCAGGTGATGATCAGTTCCGGTAACGGCGGGGCTCAAGTCTATCCTTCCGCCAGGGGCTCCACCGTCAACATGACAG AAGTCCGCGAGAAGTGGCGCCAGATGGGGGAAGGGTGGAAGCAGTGGGGCCAGCAGTTCGGGAACAACTTCCGCACGTGGGGGCAGAACTTCGCCAGAAGCATGCACCACACCGGGCGAGAATTGGCCCGCAGCCTGACGGGAACGTTGCACAATACACTGCAGCGGACTCTGGGCTCTCTCTTCAAATCCTTCTAG
- the LOC112562212 gene encoding uncharacterized protein LOC112562212, giving the protein MVPCLLCVIVVLVASASARDEPCKEGRVSCQEAYRTCTNSLGGVYCCMRGFVMYRIGYSVINGQNVVNTCKCTNGGSGDFAVSFTGRIDTTNLSRIVTMARNNREITKDFMGNFNYRDNEGNEVTKSMLGNVVYKDNHGNTINSDFMGNVNFRDNEGNTINSDHMGNVVFTDNRGNLARKDFIGNVDYTDDVNRITNVNDACRHYGSNVVINNGNQNPTGTNDYWAQIADRWMQWGRQFKGKMEDWKKRLDQKVDLKVKGK; this is encoded by the exons ATGGTTCCTTGTCTTCTGTGTGTCATTGTGGTTCTGGTAGCTTCTGCGTCTGCTCGAG ATGAGCCATGCAAGGAAGGGAGGGTGAGCTGCCAGGAAGCCTACAGGACCTGCACAAATTCTCTCGGAGGTGTCTACTGTTGTATGAGGGGATTTGTCATGTACAGGATCGGTTACAGCGTCATCAACGGCCAAAACGTTGTCAACACCTGCAAGTGTACCAATGGGGGCAGCGGCGACTTCGCGGTTTCCTTCACAGGGAGGATCGACACGACCAACCTCAGTCGCATAGTCACAATGGCCAGGAACAACAGAGAAATCACAAAAGACTTCATGGGCAACTTTAACTACAGGGACAACGAAGGCAACGAGGTCACCAAGAGCATGCTTGGCAACGTGGTCTACAAGGACAACCATGGCAATACGATCAACAGTGACTTCATGGGCAACGTGAACTTCCGGGACAACGAGGGCAACACAATCAACAGTGACCACATGGGCAACGTAGTCTTCACAGACAACAGGGGCAACCTGGCCAGAAAGGACTTCATTGGTAACGTGGATTACACGGACGACGTCAACAGGATCACCAACGTGAATGACGCGTGCAGACATTACGGCAGCAACGTAGTTATCAACAACGGCAACCAGAACCCGACGG GCACTAATGATTACTGGGCCCAGATTGCGGACCGATGGATGCAGTGGGGTCGGCAGTTTAAAGGAAAGATGGAGGATTGGAAGAAGCGCCTCGATCAAAAAGTCGACCTCAAAGTGAAAGGGAAATGA